CACGCCGATACCGGCCGCTATCTTTACGCAATCGAGGTTGTCATGAGCACAGTCAGCGTCACGTTCGAAAGCAAGGTCCCCGCCACCCCCGGCGACCTGTGGAAATGGAGCACCTCGGTGCACGGTGTCGACGCCGAGATGGCGCCGGTGCTCAAGCTCGATTTTCCGAAAGGCATGGAGCAGATTCCGGAAGACCGCAACTCGCTCGGCAAGCCGCTGGGCAACTGCAAATTCCTGCTGTTCGGCCTGATCCCGGTCGACCTGTCGCGCCTGACCTTCGTCGAGGTCGAACCGGGCCGGCGCTTCGTCGAACAGTCGCCGCTGCTGTCGATGAAGGACTGGCGCCACGAGCGCGTGATCGCGCCGGGTCCGGACGGCACGCGCGTGGTCGACAAGCTCGAGTTCACGCCGCGCTTCGCCACCGGCATGGTCAAGTGGTTCATCTCGCAATTCTTCAAGCACCGCCACACGGTGCTGCGCCGGACGTTCCAGGAGCGTCGTTCGCAGGCGCGGGTGCAGCGCACGTCGCCGTACGCGAGCGTATAAACGTCCAACCCAGCGCGCCCGCGCGCGCCGCCTCAGTGCGCGGCCGCCGGGGCCTGGATTTCCGCTTCCGGCGCCACCAGGCTGCCGAGCGGATCGAAGTGGGTCCAGGCGAACGCGCCCAGCACGAAGCCGACCACGGCCACCGCATAGGTGACGGTGAGCAGCCAGCGGCGGCGCGTAAGCAGTGTGATCGCCGCCAGCGAGATCGCGATCTGCTCGGCGGTGGTCGCCAGCGCCCACTGGTGATGGGTGTGCAGCGCGTGCTCGGACTTCCTGTTCCACTCTTCGGATGACGCTTCCAGCTTCTCGGCATCCTTCTTGATTCTGGTTTTGTCGGCGTCGTACTGGGCCATCTTGGCCTTGTACTTGCCCTGGTCGGCGCCGGGCAGATTCATCGCCATCTCGGCCAGGTTCTGGCGGCTCGACTTGGCCTGGTAAAAATTCCACTGGTCGGAGGCGGCGGTCTTGTCGATCGCGGCGTTGCTCTTGTACAGGGCGGCGTCGTTCTGGGTGGCGCCGCCCATGTAGCCGAACAGCGCGCCGACGGTCGCCAGCACGGCGGTCATCACCGCGATCTTGTTGGAGAAGCCGTCGCCGCCGTGTTCGGCGACGTGTTCGACCGCGTGGTCGTGCGGCCCGTGGACGTGGAAACCGTGTTCGGACATGGCGTTACTTTACTTTTTCGTAGGTGACGAAGGAAAAATCGAGGTCCTGTTCGCTCGAATGCTGCGGCTCGCGCGCGACGGCCGCCCATTGGGCCGGGTCGATCTCGGGGAAGAAGGTGTCGCAGCGGTATGCGCGCTCGATGTGGGTGACGATCATGCGGTCGGCGAGCGCCATGCTCTCGCCGAAGATCTGGGCGCCGCCGATGATCGATGCCGGCGCCTCTCCCGCCAGCGCCACCGCGTCTTCCAGCGACGCCGCGACCTCGACGCCCTCGAAGCGCCAGTCCGGGTTGCGCGTGACGACGATGTTGCGCCGGCCCGGCAGCGGCCGCCCGATCGAGTCGAAGGTCTTGCGGCCCATGATGATCGGCTGGCCCATGGTCACGCGCTTGAAGTGCGCCAGGTCCTCGGGCAGCTTCCAGGGCAGGGCGTTGTCGACGCCGATGCCGCGCTGGGCGTCCATCGCGACCACCAGGGTGATGTGCTTGGCCATGTCGTGTCTCCTGCGTTAGACGGCGACCGGCGCCTTGATGGCCGGATGCGGGTCGTAGCCGACGATCTCGAAGTCCTCGAACCGGTAGTCGAACAGCGAGTCCGGCTTGCGGCGGATGACCAGCTGCGGCAGCGCACGCTCGTCGCGCGACAGTTGCAGCCGCACCTGCTCCATGTGGTTCGAGTACAGGTGGCAGTCGCCGCCGGTCCACACGAAGTCGCCGACTTCCAGGCCGGCTTGCTGCGCCATCATGTGGGTCAGCAGCGCGTACGAGGCGATGTTGAACGGCACCCCGAGGAAGATGTCGGCGCTGCGCTGGTACAACTGGCACGACAGCTTGCCGTCGGCGACGTAGAACTGGAACAGCGCATGGCATGGCGGCAGCTTCATCTTCGGCACGTCGGCCACGTTCCAGGCCGAGACGATCATGCGGCGCGAGTCCGGATTGTGCTTGATCTGGTCCATGACCTGGCTGATCTGGTCGATGTGCTCGCCGGACGGCGTGGGCCAGCTGCGCCACTGGTAGCCGTAGATCGGCCCGAGTTCGCCGTCGGCGTCGGCCCATTCGTCCCAGATCGAGACGCCGTTGTCCTTCAGGTAGGCGATGTTGGTCGAACCGGCCAGGAACCAGACCAGTTCATGGATGATCGACTTCAGGTGCAGCTTCTTGGTGGTCACCAGCGGAAAGCCGGCTTGCAGGTCGAAACGCATCTGGTGGCCGAACACCGAGCGCGTGCCGGTGCCGGTGCGGTCGGTTTTGACCGTGCCGTGCTCGAGCACATGGCGCATCAGGTCGAGGTATTGGCGCATCGGAAAATGGTGGGTATGAAAAGCCGCATTTTAACCGATGGCCGCGCGGAAGACTTCGCTCCTTATTTTACCGTAATAAATCAATGACGGATCAGCGGTTCAGCTTAGTTGCCTGTGTCGCTGGGTCACCGCGCCACCGCCTGCGCCAGCAGCGCCACCGCTTCGCGCACGCGCGCGTCCGGCGTGTCCAGCAGGTTGTCGCCCACGTACAGCTCGAAGTAGCAGGTCTCGGGCAGCGCCGCGTGGTTGACGCGGTTGAACAGCCAGATGCCGTGGCGTTCGGCCAGCTCGGCGCGGATCGCCAGCGCGCGCTCGCGGCTCACCGGCAGGTGCAGGTGCAGCATGTTGGCTTGCGGCGCGGCCGGATTGACGCGGATGACGGGATAGTCGCGTAGCACCTCGACCAGGAACTGGGTGCGCCGGAAGTAATCCGGCATGGCGGCCAGGCGCTGTTCGAACTGCATCGCCGCCGCCACCACGTAGGGCGAGCGGTGGATCACGTTGCCGCCCTGGCGCTTGAACCACTCGGCCGCGCGCGCGACAAATGCGTGCGAACCGGCCAGCATCGCGCCGCCCAGGCCACCGATGCCTTTGTACAAAGAGACGTAGACCGAATCGAAGCCGCTGGCGATCTCCGCCGCGCCGCGGCCGTAGCCGGCCTGGGCTTCCCACAGGCGCGCGCCGTCCATGTGCAGATGGATGCCGTGCCGGCGGCAGTGCGCCTTGATCGCTTCGAGTTCGTCCCACTCGGACAACTGGCCGCCGATCTCGCGCATCGGGATTTCCAGCGCCACGGCCGAGAGACGGTCGGGAATCGTGGTGATGTCGGCCGCTGCCCAGGGACGGTGGCGGTCGCCCACCTGCAACGCATCGAAGTGGCCGAGCAGCTGGTAGTTCGAGCGTTCGTGCACGATGATGTGCGAAGTCGGATGCAGCGCCACCGGGGCCATGCCGCGGTCGAGCGCGGCCAGGCGCAGCGCGGTCACCTGGGTCAGGGTGCCGCTGATGCAGAATACCGCCGCCTCGAAGCCGAGCAGGCGTGCGATGCGCTGTTCGAACTCGCGGATCAGCGGTCCGTCGCCGTAGACGTCGTGCTGCACTTGATTGGCCTCGCACCAGGCGGCCATCGCCGCGAAGGTGTCGGCGGGCGTGCGCGCGCGGTGGCCGGGCAGGATGGTGGTGCAGCGATCGAGCAGGTCGGACAAGGTGGGCTCCGTGATGGCGTTGGTCGGCGCGTGATGCGCATCGCCCCGGTCAAAGCCGGGGCGACGGACGCATTACTTTACACGGAATGCCCCTCGCGCGCACGCGTGGGCGCGAGGCTTCAGCCGGCGTTCAGGAGCGGACGACCCGGACCGGTGAGCGCCACGGCCGTATCGGCGGCGGCGTCCAGCTTGAACAGTCGCACCGCTTGCGCCAGCTGGGCCGCCTGCTCGTGCATCGCCTGGGCGGCGGCGCTGGCCTGCTCGACCAGCGCGGCATTCTGCTGGGTCACCTCGTCCATCTGGCCGACCGAGCGGTTGATGTCTTCGATGCCTTCGCTCTGCTCGCTGTTGGCGGCGCTGAGGCGCGCCATGATCGTGGTGACCTGGCTGGCGCTGGCCAGCACTTCCTGCATCGTGTGACCGGCGTCGCCGACCACGCGGCTGCCGGCGTCGACTTCCGCGTTCGACGCCTGGATCAGGGCCTTGATTTCGCGCGCCGCGGCCGCGCTGCGCTGGGCCAGGTTGCGCACCTCGCTGGCGACCACCGCGAAACCGCGGCCCTGTTCGCCGGCGCGCGCCGCTTCCACCGCGGCGTTGAGCGCCAGGATGTTGGTCTGGAAGGCGATGCCGTCGATGACGCCGATGATGTCGTTGATCTTGCCGGAAGACTGCTTGATCGAATTCATGGTGTCGATCACCTGCGACACCATGCGGCCGCCTTCCTGCGCCACCGTCGACGTGTTCACGGCGAGCTGGTTGGCTTGCTGGGTGTCGCCGGCATTGCGGCGCACGGTCTCGGTCAGCTCGTGCATCGCGTTGGCGGTGCTGGCCAGGCTGGCGGCCTGTTCTTCGGTGCGCGAGCACAGGTCGAGGTTGCCGGCCGAGATTTCGCTCGAGGCGGTGGCGATCTGCTCGGCGCCGTTGCGCACCTGGCCGACCACTTCCGACAGGCCGCTGGTGATGTTGTTCATCGCCTGGGCCAGCAGGCCGATCTCGTCGCGCCGCGAGGCGGCGAGGTGCACCGTCAGGTCGCCGTGGGCGATGCGTTCGGCGGCGTCGCGCGCCGCATCCAGCGGACGGGTGACGATGCGCTTGATCACGCCCTGCAGGATCGCGGCGAACACCGCCAGCGCCACCAGGCCGATCACGATGTAGCGGTTGCGCAGCTGCGCCGCTTCGCGCGTGATCTCGTCCTCGTAGGTGGTGCCGACGATCAGCCAGTTCCAGTCCTTGAACAGCGTGAAGGCGGCGACCTTGGCGCGCACCGCGGTTTCGCCTTGCTCGGCGTTGGCCCACGGGTAGGTGGTCAAGCCTTCGTGCTTGTCCAGCATCTCGCGCACGAATTCGCGGCCATCGCTGTCGCGGCTGGCGAGGATGTTCTGGCCTTCCTTGGCCGGGTGCACGATCACGTCGCCGTAGGTCGCGCCGGGCGTGGCCTTGAGCACGTAGAAGTAGCCGGTCTCGCCGATCTTCATCGCCTTGATCTTTTGCTTCATGAAGTTCATCGCGTCGTCGATGTCGACGCCGACGTACAGGATGCCGATGGTGCGGCCGCCCGCATCGCGGATCGGTTCGTAGTCGGTCATGTACTGCTTGCCGAACAGCTTGGCCAGGCCGATGTAGGGCTTGCCGTCGCGCAGCGCCGCATACGCCGGGCTGGCGTGGTCGAGCACGGTGCCGACGGCGCGCTCGCCGTTTTCCTTCTTGACCGAAGTGCTGATGCGCACGAAGTCCTCGCCGTCGAGCACGAACACGGTGGCGTTGCCGCCGGTCTGGCGCGTGAACTGGTCGGGGTGCGAGAAGTCGAGGTTGACCGGCTTGCCGCCGCTCTCGAGCGTGGGCACGTTGCGCTCGCCGATCTTGACCGTGTGCGCGGTATCGAGCGTAAAGGCGCCGTCGAAGCCGGTGGCGAAGATGCGGCCGTAGCTGACGGTCTGGCTGCCCAGCGCCTTGTTGAACAGCTCCACCGCGCTGACCAGGCTGCGCAACTCGCCCTGCATCTTGTCGACGGCGCGGTCGTGCAGCATCGACGAGGTAGTCCAGCTTAGGGTGACGAGCAGGCCGGCGAGGATGGCCCCGACCAGCGCGAAAGTGAACGCCGTGATCTTGGAACCGACGGTCCAGTCGGCGAAACTGAGCAATTTGCTGCGCATAAGTTGTTCGAATTGGACAGGAGATTACCGGATGGTAACCGAATGTCCGCATGGAAACACGCAAATCCGGTAATTCGAACATAAATACAACAGTGAATTACGACTGCAATGACTGTTGTTATATTTATTTATTTGAGCAAATCATTCAGTATGCGGTCTATCCATGCTCGACCTGTACGTGATGAAACTGCAGCGCCGCCAGGTTCGCGTAGATCCCGCCGAGCGCGACCAGCGAGGCGTGCGTCCCGGTCTCGACGATGCGGCCGTCTTCCATCACGACGATGCGGTCGGCGCGCTGCACGGTCGCCAGGCGGTGTGCGATGACCAGGGTGGTGCGCCCGACCATCGCCGCTTCCAGCGCCTTTTGCACCAGGCGTTCCGATTCGGCGTCGAGCGCGCTGGTGGCTTCGTCGAGCAGCAGCAGCGGCGGGTTCTTCAGCAGCGCGCGCGCGATCGCGATGCGCTGGCGCTGGCCGCCCGACAGGCGTACGCCGCGCTCGCCCAGGAACGAGGCGTAGCCTTCCGGCAGGCGCTCGATGAATTCGTGGGCGGCGGCCATTTTTGCGGCGGCGATCACTTCGGCGTCGGTGGCATCGATGCGGCCGTAGCGGATATTTTCCATCGCGTTGGCCGAGAAGATGATGGTGTCCTGCGGGACGATGCCGATCGCGCCGCGCAGCGTGTGCAGTGCCAGCGCGCGGATGTCGACCCCATCGAGCAGGATCGCGCCCGCTTGCGGATCGTAAAAGCGCAGCAGCAGCTGGAACAGCGTGCTCTTGCCGGCGCCCGAAGGGCCGACGATGGCGACCGTCTCGCCCGGCCTGACGTCGAGGCTGACGCGGTCGAGCGCCGCGCTGTCCGGCCGCGACGGGTAGTTGAAGGCGACATCCTGCAAGCGCAATGTGCTGCCTCCGGCCAGGCGCGGCGGCAGGGCTGCGGGCGCCGCCGGTTCCTGGATCGGCGAGCGCACCGCCAGCAGTTCGAGCAAGCGCTCGGCGGCGCCGGCCGCGCGCTGGGCCTCGCCCATCACTTCCGACAGCGCACCGATCGCGCCCGAGACGATCGAGGCGTACAGGATGAACTGGCCGAGGTCGCCGCCGGTCATGGTCCCGGCCAGCACCGCGTGCGCGCCTAGCCACAGCACGAAGACGATGGCGCCGAAGATCAGCACGATCGCGACCATCGTCAGCCAGGCGCGCGCGCGGATGCGCCGCATCGCGGTGGCAAACGCGCTTTCGACCGAGGCGCCGAAGCGCCCGGCTTCGCGTGTCTCCTGGGTGAAGGCCTGCACGGTCGGCATGGCGTTGAGGATCTCGCCGGCCAGCGCGGAGGCGTCGGCGATGCGGTCCTGCGAATCGCGCGAGAGCGTGCGCACGCGCCGCCCGAACAGCACGATCGGCACCACCACCAGCACCAGCAGGCCGAGGATGATCGAGGTCAGCTTGGGGCTGGTCACGAACAGCATCGCCAGGCCGCCGGCGAACAGCAGCGTGTTGCGCAGGGCCAGCGAGATGCTGGTGCCGACCACCGACTGGATCAGCGTGGTGTCGGTGGTCAGGCGCGACAGCACTTCGCCGGTTTGGGTGGTCTCGAAGAATTCCGGGCTCTGGGCCACCACGTGGCGGTAGACCGCGCTGCGGATGTCCGCGGTGACGCGCTCGCCCAGCCAGGACACCATGTAGAAGCGCGCGGCGGTCGCCACCGCCAGCAGGCTGGCGACGCCGAACAGCGCCAGGAAGGTGGCGTTGACGTGTTCGATGCCGGCCTGGCCGGCCTGGGCGTTGAAGCCGTGGTCGATCATCTGCTTGAAGGCGTAGGGGATGGTCAGCGTGGCGCCGGCGGCGAGCACCAGCGCGATCCCGGCCAGCAGGAACTGGCGCCGATACGGCGCGAGGAAGGGCAGCAGGCCGCGCAGGGCGGCCAGGCTGCCCTTGGCGCGGATGCTGGAAGCGTTGGCGCTGTGCGTGGAAGGCGCTTCTTGCGGCGCCGCTGGAGGTCGTGAATCGTTCATCGTTCTTTCAGTTCAGAGATGCATGGCTTGGACGTAGCCGGTCAGTTCGAGGTAGCCGCGCCCGGCCGGCTGGCCGTCGCGCTCGAGGCGCACGGCGCCTTCCCAGTACACCGCGCCGGTCGAGCGGCGCGAGTCGAGTTCCTGGTCGTTCTGCAGCGGGGCCAGGCGCCAACGGGTTGTGCCGGTGTTCAGGACGGTCGCCACCGGATAGCTGGCGCCGGTGCGCGGCGAGGTCCAGTGCGTCTGCGGTGCGAAGCTCACCTGGCTGGTGTCGTACTGCGTGGTGCGGCCGTCGCGTTCGCGCAATGCCGCGTGCGCCCACAGCTTGCTGCCGTCCTTGGCGCGGATCTGGAAGGCCATCAGCGCGGCGCCGTCGTCGAGGTTGGCGCCGACCCAGTCCCAGCCGGCGGCATCCGGGTCGAGCACCTGGCTGGACCATTCGTGGTCGAGCCAGGCGGTGCCGCGCACGCGCGTGCCCGCGTCCGCGCCCGTGCCCGCGACGGTGCCTTCGACCGCCAGCTGCGGCTCGCTGTAGTAATAGCTGGCGTGGCTCGGATCGGCGCCTTTTTGCGAGAAGCCGGCCTGGCCCTGCAGCAGCACCGGCTGGGTCGGGCGCAGCGTGAGGTCGAACGACAGCGCGCCCGAGCGCACGCTGACCCGGTAGCGGCCGTCGCTCTGGCGCCGCATGGTCCAGTCCTCCAGCTTGACGTCGGTGTCGCCGGTCTTGGCGTAGGCCAGGCCGAAGCCTTCGCGCGCGATGCGCTGGTCGTGCACCAGGTGGCCGAGCGCCGGATCGGACAGCGCGGCGTGGCCGATGATCAGCTGCTTCGGCGCGAAGGCGCTCGGGTTGGCGGTGTCGGAGGCGCCGCGGCTGCGAAAGAACGTGACCTGGAAGCCGAGCGGCTTGCCGCCTGGCGTGTCGAGCCAGCCTGTGACGTACCACCACTCGGTGCGGTAGTCCGGATGCGCGCCGAAGTCGTTCGGGAACGCGAGCGTGCGCCCGGGCGTGACCGGGGCGTACACCGGCGGCGCGGCGTGCGCCAGCGCGGCGATGAGGCCGAAGAGCAAGGCGAACAGGACGCGCATCACCAGTCCTCCCGCACCGCGCGCACCGGCCCGCCGGACAGCGCGTACCGCCCCGACACCAGCGCCGTGGCCACCGAGGCCGCGACCAGCACCGCCGCCACGCTGGCGAGCAGCGGCCAGGGCAGGTGCAGCTGCATGGTCCAGTGGAACGATTGCGGATTGACGACGAACACCAGGATCAGGCTGATGAGCAGGCCGAGCACGAAGCCGGTCGCCACCCCGAGCGTGGTCAGCGCGCCGCCTTCGATCGCCAGGATGCGCAGCACCTGTCCGCGCGTCACGCCGACGTGGCGCAGCATGCCGAATTCCTTGGCGCGCGCCAGCGTCTGCGCCGAAAAGGTCGCGGCCACGCCGGACAGGCCGATGACGATGGCGATCGCTTCGAGCAAATAGGTGACGGCGAAACTGCGGTCGAAGATTTTCAGGCTGGCGGAGCGGATGTCGCCGGGTCTCATCAGCGCCAGTGCGCGCCCGAAGGGCAGGGCCCGTACCGCGGCCTCGAGCTTTTCGACCGGCACGCCGGGCGCGGCCCACAGCGCGCAATCGGTGACGGTGGCGTCGCCGGTGAGTCGGCGGTAGTCGGCCAGGCGCACCACCGCCGAGCCGCTCTGGTTGGCGTAGTCGCGCCAGACGCCGGCCACGAAAAAGGGTTCGGCGCGTCCGCCCAGCGGCAGCATGAGGGTCTGGCCCGGGTGGACGCGGTACAGGTCGGTCATCGCTTCGGACACCCAGACCGGACGCGCGCCGGCCGGGAGCGGGACGCTCTCGCCGACCAGCGCCAGCAGGCGGCCGGGATCGGCGGCGTCGATGTCGCGCGCGACCAGCACGATGCTCGGACGCGCGGCGTCCAGCGACAGCGGCCGGGTGCGCAGGAAGGCGGCGCGGCCGGCTTCGGGAAGATGCGCCAGCGCAGCCTGCTCGTCCGGACCAAAGGCGCCGGTGTTGCCCCCGCTTGACGTGCGCAGGTACAGGTCGGCCGGCAGGATGTGCACGATCCAGTCGTCGACCGAGACGCGGAAGCTGGCCACCATGATGCCCATCGCGACCATCAGGGAAAAGCTGGCCAGCACGCCGCCCAGCGCGATCGAGGCCTGGCCCGGGGCATTGGCCAGGCGCGCCAGCGTGAGCGCGAGCACCGGCGACGCGCCCGCGCCTGCATGTGCGCCTGCGCGTGCGTGCGCGCGGCGCTGCTGCAGCCGGTCGAGCGCGCGGAATACGCTCGCGGCCAGGCGCGGCATCAGGCCGATGCCGCCGACCAGCAGCAGCGCCACCGCGAAGTAGCCGAACAGCGGCAGCCCGGCCACCGGCGGTGCGAAAGCGAACAGCGCGGCCAGCGCCAGGCACGCCAGCGAAGGCCGGACACGCGCCAGGCGTTCCAGCGCGGCTTCGTCGTTGCCCGACTTGAGGGCGACGGCCGGCTTGGCGCGCGCCGCTTCCAGCGCCGGCGCCGCGCAGCCGAGCAGCGCCACGCCCAGGCCGAGCGTGAAGAACACCAGCGCCGCGACGGGTGCGAACTGGACCTGCGGATGCACGCCCGGAAAGTAGCCGGCGCCGAGGTCGCCGCCGAACAGGTCGAGCGCGGCGGCCGCCAGCCCGTAGCCGGCGCCGATCCCGAGCAGCGCGCCGAGCACGCCCAGGCTGGCGCCTTCGACCAGCACCTGGCGCAGCAGCGCGCCGCGCGACAGCCCGAGCGTGCGCAGCAGCGCGAACTGGCTGCGCCGGCGCAGCACCGACAGCGCCTGGGTCGAAAACACCAGGAAAGCGCCGGTGAACAGCGCCACCAGCGCCAGCACGGTCAGGTTGACGCGGTAGGCGCGGCTGAGGTTATTGTTGCGGCTTTCCTGGTTGGCGTCGTTGGGACGCGCGACCAGGAAGCGGCCCGGGTAGGCCTGGTCGAGTTCGGCCGCCAGCTCGCGCTCGAAGCGCGCGCGGTCGACGCCGTCGCGCAGCTTGAGGTCGATGCGCGACAGCTTGCCGACCTGGCCGAAGCGCCACTGCGCGGCGCCGATGTCCATCACGCCGATGCGCTGGCCGCTGCGCGCACGCAGCACCGGCCCGGCCACGCGCAGGGGCACGTCCCCGGTGCCGGCGCGCAGAGTCACGGTGGCGCCGGCCGCCTTGCCGAGCCAGGCCTGGCTGGCCGCTGAGAGGAAAATGGCGTCGTCGGCCAGTGTGTCGAACGGCCGATCCTTGTCGGGCACGCCCATCAGGTCGGGCGAGATATAGCTGGCGCGCAGCGCATCGAGGCCGATGATCTTCAGTGCACCGGATACCTTGCCGGATGACGGCGCCACGGCGGCGTCCAGCTCGAGCACCGGCGAGGCGACCGCCACGCCGGCGTGCGCGGCCAGGCGCGGATAGACCGCTTCGTCGAACAGCGCCTCGCGGCCGCTCACCTGGACGTCGGCCTGGCCGGCCAGCGACTGGATCGCCGCCGAGAACTCGTTGAAGGCGGCGGCATTGATCAGGTGGATCGCAAAGCCCATCGCGACGCCGACCGCGATCGCGACCGTGGCGAGGAAGGCGCGCATCGGGTGCGCGCGCCACTCGCCGAGCAGCAGCCAGCGCGAGAGCTGGCTCAGGCCGGACATTGCACCGCCATCGATTCGGCGTGGCGCCGCAGCTTGGTGCGCAGCCCCTCCTGCTGGGCCGGCGTGTGCGCCTTGGACAGGTCTTCCTGCAGCCATTTCTGCTGCAGGCGCAGCTGGTCGCAGTGCTGCACCTGCTTGACCTCGACGCGCCCGCTGCGCGCCTGGGCGCGCCGCTCGCGCTCTGCCGCGGCCTGCGCTTTGGCCGACTGCCTGGCCTGCTCGCGCGCCAGCGCCACCTGGTCCCTGGCCAGTGCGGTACGTTCCTTTTCCAGCTCGAGCAGGGCGCGCGCGTCGCCGGTGCCGACGTCGGCCGCTTCGCCGATGGACACGCCGGCCCCGATGCCGGCGCCGCCCTGCATCGCGGGCGGCGCCAGCGTCTCGCCCTTGCCGTCGGCGCAGGGGCGGTCGCTGTAGCTGACCTTGCCGTCGGCGCGGCATTTGTAGACCGGCTGGGCGGCGTGGGCGGCCGCGCTCAGCAGGGTGCCTGCAAGAAATACGGTCGAGATTTTCAACATCGCCATCGAAGGTCTCCTGGTCATAGTATTTTGCCAGGGTTCATGATGCCGAGCGGGTCGAGCGCTGCCTTGAGCGCACGCATCAGGTTCAGCTCTACCGGCGACTTGTAGCGCGCCAGCTCCTCGCGCTTGAGGGCGCCGATGCCGTGCTCGGCCGAGATCGAGCCGCCGAACTGCGTCACGCTGTCGTGCACGATGCGGTTGACCGCGGCTTGTTCAAACAGGAATTCCTCGTGACCGATGGCTTCCGGCGGCGCGACGTTGTAGTGCAGGTTGCCGTCGCCGAGGTGACCGAAGCACACCACTTGCACGCCTGGATAGGCGCGCGCCAGCAGCGCGTCGGTATGGCGCACGAAGTCGGCGATGCGCGAGATCGGCAGCGAGATGTCGTGCTTGATGTTCTTGCCGGCCGCGGCCTGGGCCAGCGGGATATGTTCGCGGATTGCCCACAGGCCGCGCGACTGGGCGATCGAGGTGGCGACCACGGCGTCGCGCGCGACACCGGCCTCCAGCGCCGCCTCGATCGCGTTTTCCAGCAGCGCCACGGCGTGCGCTTCGGATTCGTGGCTGGACAGCTCGAGCAGGGCGTATTGCGGATAGTGCTCGGGGAAGGGCTGGGGCAGGGCCGGGAAATGGCTGGCGACCAGGCGCAGGCAGATGTCGCTCATCAATTCGTAGCCGGTCAGGGTCGGTCCGCAGGCGTTTTCCGCCAGCTTGAGCAAATCGAGCGCGTCGCGCGCGCTGCCCAGCGCCACCAGCGCCGTGATCGCGGCCTTCGGTTGCGGGAACAGCTTGAGCACGGCGCCGGTGATCACGCCGAGGGTGCCCTCGGCGCCGATGTACAGGTCGCGCAGGTCGTAGCCGGTGTTGTCCTTGCGCAGGCCGCGCAGGCTGTCCCACACCTCGCCCGCGGCGGTGACGACTTCCAGGCCGAGGCACAGTTCACGCGTGTTCCCGTAGCGCAGCACGCCGGTGCCGCCGGCATTGGTCGACAGATTGCCGCCGATGCTGCAGCTGCCTTCGGCC
This genomic stretch from Massilia sp. 9096 harbors:
- the thyA gene encoding thymidylate synthase, which codes for MRQYLDLMRHVLEHGTVKTDRTGTGTRSVFGHQMRFDLQAGFPLVTTKKLHLKSIIHELVWFLAGSTNIAYLKDNGVSIWDEWADADGELGPIYGYQWRSWPTPSGEHIDQISQVMDQIKHNPDSRRMIVSAWNVADVPKMKLPPCHALFQFYVADGKLSCQLYQRSADIFLGVPFNIASYALLTHMMAQQAGLEVGDFVWTGGDCHLYSNHMEQVRLQLSRDERALPQLVIRRKPDSLFDYRFEDFEIVGYDPHPAIKAPVAV
- a CDS encoding Cache 3/Cache 2 fusion domain-containing protein, producing the protein MRSKLLSFADWTVGSKITAFTFALVGAILAGLLVTLSWTTSSMLHDRAVDKMQGELRSLVSAVELFNKALGSQTVSYGRIFATGFDGAFTLDTAHTVKIGERNVPTLESGGKPVNLDFSHPDQFTRQTGGNATVFVLDGEDFVRISTSVKKENGERAVGTVLDHASPAYAALRDGKPYIGLAKLFGKQYMTDYEPIRDAGGRTIGILYVGVDIDDAMNFMKQKIKAMKIGETGYFYVLKATPGATYGDVIVHPAKEGQNILASRDSDGREFVREMLDKHEGLTTYPWANAEQGETAVRAKVAAFTLFKDWNWLIVGTTYEDEITREAAQLRNRYIVIGLVALAVFAAILQGVIKRIVTRPLDAARDAAERIAHGDLTVHLAASRRDEIGLLAQAMNNITSGLSEVVGQVRNGAEQIATASSEISAGNLDLCSRTEEQAASLASTANAMHELTETVRRNAGDTQQANQLAVNTSTVAQEGGRMVSQVIDTMNSIKQSSGKINDIIGVIDGIAFQTNILALNAAVEAARAGEQGRGFAVVASEVRNLAQRSAAAAREIKALIQASNAEVDAGSRVVGDAGHTMQEVLASASQVTTIMARLSAANSEQSEGIEDINRSVGQMDEVTQQNAALVEQASAAAQAMHEQAAQLAQAVRLFKLDAAADTAVALTGPGRPLLNAG
- a CDS encoding DUF4337 domain-containing protein; amino-acid sequence: MSEHGFHVHGPHDHAVEHVAEHGGDGFSNKIAVMTAVLATVGALFGYMGGATQNDAALYKSNAAIDKTAASDQWNFYQAKSSRQNLAEMAMNLPGADQGKYKAKMAQYDADKTRIKKDAEKLEASSEEWNRKSEHALHTHHQWALATTAEQIAISLAAITLLTRRRWLLTVTYAVAVVGFVLGAFAWTHFDPLGSLVAPEAEIQAPAAAH
- a CDS encoding ABC transporter transmembrane domain-containing protein, translated to MNDSRPPAAPQEAPSTHSANASSIRAKGSLAALRGLLPFLAPYRRQFLLAGIALVLAAGATLTIPYAFKQMIDHGFNAQAGQAGIEHVNATFLALFGVASLLAVATAARFYMVSWLGERVTADIRSAVYRHVVAQSPEFFETTQTGEVLSRLTTDTTLIQSVVGTSISLALRNTLLFAGGLAMLFVTSPKLTSIILGLLVLVVVPIVLFGRRVRTLSRDSQDRIADASALAGEILNAMPTVQAFTQETREAGRFGASVESAFATAMRRIRARAWLTMVAIVLIFGAIVFVLWLGAHAVLAGTMTGGDLGQFILYASIVSGAIGALSEVMGEAQRAAGAAERLLELLAVRSPIQEPAAPAALPPRLAGGSTLRLQDVAFNYPSRPDSAALDRVSLDVRPGETVAIVGPSGAGKSTLFQLLLRFYDPQAGAILLDGVDIRALALHTLRGAIGIVPQDTIIFSANAMENIRYGRIDATDAEVIAAAKMAAAHEFIERLPEGYASFLGERGVRLSGGQRQRIAIARALLKNPPLLLLDEATSALDAESERLVQKALEAAMVGRTTLVIAHRLATVQRADRIVVMEDGRIVETGTHASLVALGGIYANLAALQFHHVQVEHG
- a CDS encoding low specificity L-threonine aldolase, giving the protein MSDLLDRCTTILPGHRARTPADTFAAMAAWCEANQVQHDVYGDGPLIREFEQRIARLLGFEAAVFCISGTLTQVTALRLAALDRGMAPVALHPTSHIIVHERSNYQLLGHFDALQVGDRHRPWAAADITTIPDRLSAVALEIPMREIGGQLSEWDELEAIKAHCRRHGIHLHMDGARLWEAQAGYGRGAAEIASGFDSVYVSLYKGIGGLGGAMLAGSHAFVARAAEWFKRQGGNVIHRSPYVVAAAMQFEQRLAAMPDYFRRTQFLVEVLRDYPVIRVNPAAPQANMLHLHLPVSRERALAIRAELAERHGIWLFNRVNHAALPETCYFELYVGDNLLDTPDARVREAVALLAQAVAR
- a CDS encoding dihydrofolate reductase gives rise to the protein MAKHITLVVAMDAQRGIGVDNALPWKLPEDLAHFKRVTMGQPIIMGRKTFDSIGRPLPGRRNIVVTRNPDWRFEGVEVAASLEDAVALAGEAPASIIGGAQIFGESMALADRMIVTHIERAYRCDTFFPEIDPAQWAAVAREPQHSSEQDLDFSFVTYEKVK